One Coffea arabica cultivar ET-39 chromosome 5e, Coffea Arabica ET-39 HiFi, whole genome shotgun sequence DNA segment encodes these proteins:
- the LOC113722627 gene encoding uncharacterized protein — MACKKCYKATDASHGHPYLCNKCSEYQEAVPRCRFDVNLADNTGNVTATLFGELAEKLLTYSALDAMQYFIRNVELPLEHVHEALKTKLLEVQIQPAQSRYGYLQQRYTVVHFYEENQGEENKSPSTSICINMASNFDETDNLGVTSPLASFETAQISTTKKTKLALC; from the exons ATGGCATGTAAGAAATGCTACAAAGCAACTGATGCTTCTCATGGACATCCATACTTATGTAACAAATGTTCTGAATACCAGGAAGCTGTACCAAG ATGCCGTTTTGATGTTAATCTTGCTGATAACACTGGAAATGTAACAGCTACTTTATTTGGTGAATTAGCTGAGAAGCTTTTGACTTACTCTGCTCTGGATGCCATGCAGTACTTTATTAGA AATGTTGAGCTTCCATTGGAACATGTCCACGAAGCTCTGAAAACTAAACTGTTAGAGGTCCAGATACAGCCAGCTCAGAGCCGCTATGGATATCTCCAGCAACGCTACACTGTTGTGCATTTTTATGAAGAAAATCAGGGTGAAG AGAATAAGAGCCCTTCGACAAGCATCTGCATCAATATGGCAAGCAATTTCGATGAAACAGACAATCTCGGAGTAACCAGCCCACTAGCCAGCTTCGAAACTGCTCAGATTAGCACTACCAAGAAGACAAAATTAGCATTATGTTGA